One window of the Dromaius novaehollandiae isolate bDroNov1 chromosome 25, bDroNov1.hap1, whole genome shotgun sequence genome contains the following:
- the FAM174C gene encoding protein FAM174C: MLRTEPLCRLLFLLLLLLRGGWAESPAPLIAPSPLNGTGPPRAAGGNGTRPGPPRGPGLSQGPGLPVLKRAVYVLSALSALAALYFILRALRSRSERPRNELKTNFRLKKPQRKKYGLLSNYDENIEMASFDSDEDTVFETRNLKR, encoded by the exons aTGCTCCGGACGGAGCCGCTCTGccgcctcctcttccttctcctcctcctcctgcgcggCGGCTGGGCCGAGTCCCCCGCTCCTCTGATCGCCCCGAGCCCGCTCAACGGcacggggccgccgcgggccgccggcgGTAACGGgacgcggccggggccgccgcggggcccggggctgtcgcaggggccggggctgccggtgcTGAAGCGGGCCGTGTACGTGCTCAGCGCCCTCTCCGCGCTGGCCGCGCTCTACTTCATCCTGCGGGCGCTGCG TTCTAGATCAGAGCGACCCAGAAACGAGCTCAAAACTAATTTCAGGTTGAAGAAACCTCAGCGGAAGAAATATGGTCTTCTTTCAAACTATGATGAAAACATAGAGATGGCTTCATTTGACAGCGATGAGGACACGGTGTTTGAGACAAGAAATCTGAAGCG ATGA